In the genome of Nonlabens sp. MB-3u-79, one region contains:
- a CDS encoding VOC family protein produces MKLTPFHLAIPVKEITTTREFYRDTLGCKEGRSSDHWVDFDFFGHQLVIHVTEEAQKAAVNAVDGKAVPVPHFGVVLEWDIFHAFAKAVKEKEITFIIEPYIRFEGLPGEQATMFFQDPSGNSLEFKSFKDFNQIFAT; encoded by the coding sequence ATGAAACTAACTCCTTTCCACCTCGCCATTCCTGTTAAAGAAATCACGACCACTCGTGAATTTTATCGCGATACCTTAGGCTGCAAAGAAGGTCGCAGCTCTGATCATTGGGTAGACTTTGATTTTTTTGGACATCAACTTGTTATTCATGTGACCGAAGAAGCTCAAAAAGCGGCTGTAAATGCCGTAGATGGAAAAGCTGTTCCTGTTCCACATTTTGGTGTGGTTCTCGAGTGGGATATTTTTCACGCTTTCGCGAAAGCGGTAAAAGAAAAAGAAATTACTTTTATAATTGAACCGTACATACGATTTGAAGGACTGCCCGGCGAGCAGGCTACTATGTTCTTCCAAGATCCTAGCGGTAATTCATTAGAATTCAAATCTTTCAAGGACTTTAATCAAATATTTGCAACATGA
- a CDS encoding AI-2E family transporter, which produces MTSQIPTNKTRQLFILLVILCILILIGKELTPYLGGVLGAITLYVLLEPLQKWLEERKWKPAFASSLLTSLSFAVILLPIAGIAVMMSAKVKTTLKNSTNIIDSVKTEVAKTGDLIGINLSQNINSSDASSWISKNIQNLASSSLTMFISAGIMLFLLYFMLVEREKWLKAAVTYMPLNEKNLNIIGRESIDLVKSNAIGIPLVALLQGVVALVGYFIFGVENPFFWFFITTIGSMIPIVGTAIGILPVCILLFSQGHTSAAIGILIYGLVVVGSTDNLFRLVVQKRLADVHPLVTLIGVVVGVPLFGFIGLIFGPLLVSLLLLLVKIYKNEYGQQEETI; this is translated from the coding sequence ATGACTAGTCAGATACCTACTAACAAAACACGTCAGCTATTCATTCTGTTAGTTATTCTATGTATTCTTATCCTTATAGGAAAAGAATTAACTCCCTATTTAGGAGGGGTTTTAGGAGCTATCACCCTTTATGTATTATTAGAACCTTTACAAAAATGGCTGGAAGAAAGAAAATGGAAACCCGCTTTTGCCTCCTCTCTTCTGACCTCTTTATCCTTTGCAGTTATTCTATTACCCATTGCTGGAATAGCAGTAATGATGAGCGCAAAAGTAAAAACCACGTTAAAAAACAGCACTAATATAATAGATTCGGTTAAAACAGAAGTAGCTAAAACAGGAGACCTGATCGGTATTAATTTATCACAAAATATAAATTCTAGCGATGCGAGCAGCTGGATCTCTAAAAACATTCAGAACCTAGCAAGCTCCAGTCTAACGATGTTTATTTCTGCAGGAATCATGCTCTTCCTTTTATATTTCATGTTAGTCGAACGTGAAAAATGGCTCAAGGCAGCTGTTACTTACATGCCTCTAAATGAAAAAAATCTAAATATTATAGGAAGGGAAAGTATTGATTTGGTCAAATCTAATGCGATAGGAATTCCTTTAGTTGCTTTACTTCAAGGCGTAGTTGCCTTAGTGGGTTATTTTATTTTTGGTGTAGAAAACCCTTTCTTTTGGTTTTTCATTACAACCATAGGTAGTATGATCCCTATTGTAGGAACTGCAATAGGGATTTTACCAGTTTGCATATTATTGTTTTCTCAAGGGCATACCAGCGCGGCTATTGGGATTTTAATTTATGGACTGGTAGTGGTGGGGTCTACAGATAACCTCTTTAGGCTTGTTGTTCAAAAACGCCTTGCAGACGTGCATCCTCTAGTAACTCTTATTGGAGTTGTAGTAGGGGTACCTCTTTTCGGCTTTATAGGTCTTATTTTTGGACCGCTTCTGGTAAGTTTACTTTTACTATTAGTGAAAATATACAAAAATGAATATGGCCAACAAGAAGAGACGATATAG
- a CDS encoding alpha/beta fold hydrolase, translating to MKKIFQKAIPKLYGFYFNTLHLFSKEKAAAVALKVFSTPRKGKVLDHQKDFLSTARTQQIAFEDGLFMLYHWKGTGPTVLLNHGWESNSFRWKYLVDPLRKLDYNIISIDAPAHGNSDGTLFTAVKYSRIIKTTIELYEPQIVIAHSVGAMATIFQESKNSHASIKKLILLGSPNRLEVIMKGYQVLVSFNDAVYKSLNHLLKNNFGYYIKDFNASDFAKKVAIPTLVVHNPNDLIVPFEAMKEIASAMPNAITHTSETGGHSLYTQEVVDEIVKFLKKP from the coding sequence ATGAAAAAAATATTTCAAAAAGCCATACCTAAACTGTATGGCTTTTATTTTAATACGTTACACCTATTCTCTAAAGAAAAGGCAGCAGCTGTTGCTCTTAAAGTTTTTAGCACTCCACGAAAGGGAAAGGTCCTGGACCACCAAAAAGATTTTCTTTCTACGGCAAGAACTCAGCAAATAGCCTTTGAAGACGGATTATTTATGTTGTACCACTGGAAAGGAACTGGGCCAACGGTCTTACTCAATCACGGTTGGGAATCCAACAGCTTTAGATGGAAATATCTTGTTGATCCTTTACGTAAATTAGACTACAACATCATTAGTATTGATGCTCCAGCACATGGAAATAGTGACGGGACTTTATTTACGGCTGTAAAGTATTCTAGGATCATCAAGACTACGATTGAATTATATGAACCACAAATAGTAATTGCTCATAGCGTAGGAGCCATGGCTACCATTTTTCAAGAGTCAAAAAACTCACATGCCTCTATAAAAAAATTAATCCTGCTGGGAAGCCCTAATAGACTAGAAGTAATCATGAAAGGTTATCAAGTCCTTGTAAGTTTTAATGATGCAGTCTACAAAAGCTTGAACCATTTACTAAAAAATAATTTTGGCTATTATATAAAAGACTTTAATGCCTCAGACTTTGCAAAAAAGGTGGCTATTCCAACATTAGTTGTTCATAACCCCAATGATCTTATTGTTCCTTTTGAGGCAATGAAAGAAATTGCATCAGCAATGCCTAATGCGATAACACACACCTCAGAAACTGGTGGTCACAGCTTATACACTCAAGAGGTTGTCGATGAAATAGTTAAGTTTTTAAAGAAGCCATAA
- a CDS encoding helicase HerA-like domain-containing protein, protein MSKKEAFFKHISEGYAPKGAAIILGAAMLDGETLTNAHVKIPLKTMNRHGLIAGATGTGKTKTLQIIAEQLSQHGVPSLLMDIKGDLSGIAAPSPGHAKIDERHEKIGLDFKKRKSPVEILTISEQDGIKMRATVSEFGPVLLSRILDVTETQAGIISVVFKYCDDNKMPLLDLEDLKKVLQYATGAGKDEFQSAYGRISTSSTGAILRKLIELEQQGAQRFFGERSFEVKDLVRKDREGHGYVNIIRLTDIQDRPKLFSTFMLSLLAEIYSTFPEKGDSDKPELVLFIDEAHLIFDNASKALLNQIESIVKLIRSKGIGIYFVTQNPTDIPEGVLGQLGLKVQHALRAFTAKDRKAIKLTAQNYPETDYYDTAEILTSLGIGEALISALDEKGRPSPLAATMLRAPESRMDILTHRELSDLIADSELTDKYNEEIDRESAEEILQEKIDKANEEEIREKAAKEKAKTNSSSRSTRSSRQHPIIKVLTSASFIRGVMGILGKALK, encoded by the coding sequence ATGTCAAAAAAAGAAGCATTTTTCAAACACATTTCAGAAGGTTATGCTCCTAAAGGAGCTGCTATTATTTTGGGAGCTGCCATGCTCGATGGTGAAACCTTGACCAACGCTCATGTCAAGATCCCTTTAAAAACTATGAACCGTCACGGCCTTATCGCTGGTGCTACTGGAACTGGAAAAACAAAAACACTTCAAATTATTGCAGAGCAACTGTCGCAACATGGAGTACCTTCTTTATTAATGGATATAAAAGGAGACCTTTCGGGTATTGCAGCTCCAAGTCCAGGGCACGCTAAAATCGATGAGCGTCATGAAAAAATAGGATTAGATTTTAAAAAACGAAAATCCCCAGTGGAAATCTTGACCATTTCTGAGCAAGATGGAATAAAAATGAGAGCTACCGTGAGCGAGTTTGGTCCGGTATTACTATCTAGAATTCTCGATGTTACAGAAACACAAGCTGGAATTATCTCTGTGGTGTTTAAATATTGTGATGATAACAAAATGCCTTTACTGGATCTAGAAGATTTAAAAAAGGTATTGCAATACGCTACAGGAGCAGGGAAAGATGAGTTTCAATCGGCTTATGGGCGTATTTCCACTTCTTCTACAGGAGCCATTCTAAGAAAACTTATTGAACTGGAACAGCAAGGTGCGCAACGATTTTTTGGTGAACGCAGTTTTGAAGTAAAAGACTTGGTCCGAAAAGATCGGGAAGGCCACGGGTATGTAAATATCATAAGGCTGACTGACATTCAAGACCGCCCTAAGCTGTTCTCTACATTTATGCTGAGTCTGCTGGCCGAAATTTATTCTACCTTTCCAGAGAAAGGAGATAGCGATAAACCAGAGTTGGTACTTTTTATTGATGAAGCACATTTGATATTTGACAACGCCAGCAAAGCTTTATTAAATCAAATAGAAAGCATCGTAAAATTGATACGCTCTAAAGGAATAGGTATTTACTTCGTCACTCAAAACCCAACTGATATTCCAGAAGGTGTATTGGGTCAATTGGGTCTTAAAGTGCAACATGCCTTAAGAGCTTTTACCGCAAAAGACAGGAAAGCGATAAAACTAACGGCACAAAATTATCCTGAAACTGATTATTACGATACAGCCGAAATACTGACGTCACTAGGAATAGGAGAAGCCCTAATAAGCGCTCTAGATGAAAAAGGAAGACCAAGCCCACTTGCCGCAACCATGCTGCGTGCTCCAGAAAGCCGCATGGACATCCTTACCCATAGAGAACTAAGTGACCTTATTGCAGACTCAGAGCTTACCGATAAATACAATGAAGAAATAGACAGGGAGAGTGCTGAGGAGATTTTACAAGAAAAAATTGATAAAGCAAACGAAGAAGAAATAAGAGAAAAGGCAGCTAAAGAAAAAGCTAAAACCAACAGCTCATCTCGCTCCACTAGGAGTTCGCGTCAGCACCCTATTATCAAGGTGCTTACCAGTGCTTCTTTTATAAGAGGCGTTATGGGAATTCTAGGTAAAGCTTTGAAATAG
- a CDS encoding YkvA family protein, whose translation MRLFRKKTSLPDEEYTLDAVDQTTLADVDDAIEKEESISSKIAHSGFLKKYVKLAQIMFMMIKDFRKGVYNKIPWFTIAAITTALLYVFMPIDLIPDFIPGLGFIDDLTVLTFVTGWIETDLHKYLDWKLKENSPTE comes from the coding sequence ATGAGATTATTTAGAAAAAAAACAAGCCTACCAGACGAAGAATACACCCTTGACGCTGTAGATCAAACTACTCTAGCCGACGTAGATGATGCCATCGAAAAAGAAGAAAGCATCTCCAGCAAGATTGCCCATTCTGGCTTTCTAAAAAAATATGTCAAGCTCGCGCAAATCATGTTCATGATGATCAAAGATTTCCGAAAAGGAGTTTATAATAAAATCCCTTGGTTTACCATCGCTGCCATAACAACAGCACTATTGTATGTTTTTATGCCTATTGATTTGATTCCAGACTTTATTCCAGGGTTGGGTTTTATAGATGACCTCACCGTCTTGACTTTTGTAACCGGATGGATAGAGACCGATTTACACAAATACCTAGACTGGAAACTTAAAGAGAATAGCCCAACTGAATAA
- a CDS encoding ClpP family protease, translated as MSKELKLQDKIDQIYIEQRKLFIWGMVDEKTARHCVDRLLYLDSLNNEEITFVINSPGGYVTAGFSIYDTMKEIKSPISTVCSGLAASMGSILLSGGEKGRRLIQKHGRVMIHQPSGGARGTSADIEITAHEILKTKELSAQLLADNCGQTFDKVMKDFNRDYWLGADEAVAYGIVDGII; from the coding sequence ATGAGTAAAGAATTAAAACTCCAAGATAAAATAGACCAAATTTACATAGAGCAACGCAAATTGTTCATTTGGGGAATGGTAGATGAGAAGACAGCCAGACACTGTGTTGATAGATTGTTATATCTAGATTCATTAAACAATGAAGAAATCACTTTTGTGATCAATAGCCCTGGTGGTTATGTCACTGCTGGATTTTCTATTTATGACACGATGAAAGAAATTAAGAGCCCTATAAGTACGGTATGTAGCGGACTTGCTGCTTCTATGGGATCCATATTGCTTTCTGGTGGTGAAAAAGGACGTCGATTGATTCAAAAACACGGTCGTGTCATGATACACCAGCCTAGTGGTGGTGCTCGTGGAACCAGCGCAGATATTGAAATTACCGCACATGAAATTCTTAAAACTAAAGAATTAAGTGCGCAATTACTTGCTGATAACTGTGGACAGACCTTTGATAAGGTAATGAAAGATTTTAATCGCGATTACTGGTTAGGAGCTGATGAAGCTGTTGCTTACGGAATCGTAGATGGTATTATATAA